A genomic segment from Nicotiana tabacum cultivar K326 chromosome 9, ASM71507v2, whole genome shotgun sequence encodes:
- the LOC107786394 gene encoding uncharacterized protein LOC107786394, whose protein sequence is MSSWLPRSLATTLHLDDEREEEEEDKNDVVTHSSKSQGDENEILIYQEIDLEENGFDCNDVDSSDVNEGGGGVKEDLSELKETLTRQLWGVASFLAPSPPPPPPPPPTAAVWRVKSEHLDADLDRTDSVDRSGSSGESEEEEREYVGDMGVFLEYSNYEVEEDSLFDDAVGVTDEALGFARNIAHHPETWLDFPLEEDDFDDFEISEAQQKHGFAVERLAPRLAALRNELCPVHMNEGYFWMVYFVLLHTRLNKHDAELLSTPQLVEARAMWMRELQKKTKPDSDFFGMNMLLLKESTYSPCEDFDSTSSEDAHCRFLMPQRSFPFETTPDIETEKLEHGSTEIQFIDKVVTEENPPSKILDKELVAGPSSKPPFLDYDEHEDDWLQDIEESEGYSGTGILTGNEEEISFSDLEDDIDCTMPVKSKLF, encoded by the exons ATGTCATCATGGCTCCCTCGTTCTTTAGCCACCACTCTCCATCTCGATGATGAaagagaagaggaggaagaagacaAAAACGACGTCGTCACTCATTCCTCCAAATCTCAAGGAgacgaaaatgaaattttaatttaCCAGGAAATCGATTTAGAAGAAAATGGATTTGATTGTAATGACGTTGATTCCTCCGATGTTAACGAAGGCGGCGGGGGTGTTAAGGAAGACTTGTCCGAACTGAAAGAAACCTTAACTCGTCAACTATGGGGTGTCGCTTCATTTCTCGCTCCTTCGccaccaccacctcctcctccacctccGACGGCGGCAGTTTGGAGGGTAAAATCGGAGCATTTGGATGCCGATCTGGACCGGACAGATTCGGTAGATCGATCAGGTTCAAGTGGTGAATCGGAGGAGGAAGAGAGGGAATATGTTGGAGACATGGGGGTTTTTCTAGAATATTCGAATTATgaagtggaggaggatagtttGTTTGATGATGCAGTTGGAGTAACTGATGAAGCATTGGGCTTCGCTAGGAATATAGCTCATCATCCCGAGACTTGGTTGGATTTTCCCTTAGAGGAAGACGACTTTGACG ATTTTGAGATCTCTGAAGCCCAGCAGAAGCATGGATTTGCTGTTGAACGTCTGGCACCGAGATTAGCTGCTCTCAGAAATGAACTTTGCCCTGTCCATATGAATGAGGGTTACTTTTGGATggtttattttgttcttcttcaCACAAGACTCAATAAACATGATGCTGAGCTGTTGTCTACACCCCAG CTTGTGGAAGCAAGGGCTATGTGGATGCGAGAGCTCCAAAAGAAGACAAAACCCGACTCAGATTTTTTTGGTATGAATATGCTTCTCTTGAAGGAGAGCACGTATTCGCCATGTGAAGACTTCGATTCCACCTCATCCGAAGATGCTCACTGTAGATTTTTGATGCCCCAAAGGAGTTTTCCATTTGAGACCACTCCTGACATTGAAACTGAGAAGCTCGAACATGGAAGTACAGAGATCCAATTTATTGACAAGGTTGTTACCGAAGAAAATCCTCCTAGTAAGATCTTAGATAAGGAATTGGTGGCTGGTCCTTCTTCTAAACCACCATTCTTGGACTATGATGAGCATGAGGATGATTGGCTACAAGACATTGAAGAGTCAGAAGGATACTCTGGCACTGGAATTTTAACGGGAAATGAGGAGGAAATTTCATTTAGTGATCTTGAGGATGATATTGATTGTACGATGCCAGtgaaatcaaaattattttag